A stretch of Ipomoea triloba cultivar NCNSP0323 chromosome 13, ASM357664v1 DNA encodes these proteins:
- the LOC116001531 gene encoding aspartic proteinase-like isoform X2 — translation MGICSCSLAYTTCNSCFIFSKISCHLHSRYRSRLSRTFTKIGKSCRIPYGSGSLSGFFSQDHVRIGDAVIEDQVFTEMTWEGLFSFLLARYDGILGLGFQDNAIGGVTSVWYNMLLQETVTQPLFSFWLNPNPKSSIGGEILFGGLDWTHFKGEHTYAPVARNGYWQIQVGDILIGNKTTGLCKDGCAAIVDTGTSFLAGPTTILAQINHAIGADGIVSWECKHVVSKYGDLIWELIILGFQPDSVCYRIGLCFYNQSDDGVSRGPEMVRKSLKLESSGDERALCTFCEMTVFWIKVELRKQKTKDKIFSYVDELCEKLPNPRGKSFINCDNVFKLPHISVTIANKTFPLAPREYVIRIQENRTTFCVSAFAPLDVPRPQGPLWVLGGAFLKAYHTVFDFGKMQIGFAQTA, via the exons ATGGGTATTTGCAGTTGCTCTCTTGCTTACACCACCTGCAATTCTTGCTTCATCTTCTCTAAG ATTTCGTGTCATCTACATTCTAGGTACAGATCAAGACTATCAAGAACATTCACCAAAATCG GAAAATCTTGCAGAATTCCTTATGGCTCTGGGTCGTTATCTGGGTTCTTTAGCCAAGACCATGTCAGGATTGGAGATGCAGTTATTGAAGACCAG GTTTTCACCGAGATGACATGGGAAGGACTTTTCTCATTCTTGCTTGCACGCTATGACGGGATACTAGGACTTGGATTTCAGGACAATGCTATAGGCGGAGTAACATCAGTCTG GTATAATATGCTGCTTCAGGAAACTGTTACCCAACCACTCTTCTCGTTCTGGTTGAATCCAAATCCGAAATCGAGCATTGGGGGCGAAATTCTCTTTGGAGGTCTCGATTGGACTCACTTCAAGGGGGAGCATACATACGCCCCTGTTGCCAGAAATGGTTACTGGCAG ATTCAGGTGGGGGATATTCTTATTGGAAACAAGACAACAG GTTTATGTAAGGATGGCTGTGCTGCCATCGTGGATACAGGGACATCGTTTCTTGCTGGTCCAACT ACGATTTTGGCTCAAATTAACCACGCCATTGGGGCAGATGGAATAGTGAGCTGGGAGTGTAAACACGTCGTCTCAAAGTATGGAGATTTGATATGGGAACTCATAATCTTAGGG TTCCAACCTGATTCGGTGTGTTACAGAATCGGGCTTTGCTTCTATAATCAGAGTGATGACGGTGTCAG CCGAGGTCCTGAAATGGTACGCAAAAGCTTAAAGCTGGAGTCTTCGGGAGACGAGAGAGCTTTGTGTACGTTCTGTGAGATGACGGTTTTCTGGATCAAAGTCGAGCTCAGGAAACAGAAAACCAAAGACAAAATATTCAGTTATGTTGACGAG CTTTGCGAGAAGCTTCCCAATCCAAGAGGAAAATCATTCATAAACTGCGACAATGTCTTTAAACTGCCACATATTTCAGTTACCATAGCCAACAAAACCTTCCCCCTCGCTCCACGTGAG TATGTCATCAGGATTCAAGAAAACCGAACCACTTTCTGTGTTAGTGCATTCGCGCCTTTGGATGTGCCCCGTCCTCAAGGCCCTCTCTG GGTTCTGGGAGGGGCATTCTTGAAAGCATATCACACTGTGTTCGACTTTGGGAAGATGCAAATCGGGTTTGCACAGACTGCATAG
- the LOC116000817 gene encoding meiotic recombination protein DMC1 homolog, which produces MVFRPEEQLQIVEREEIDDEEDLFEAIDKLTSHGINAGDVKKLQDAGIYTCNGLMMHTKKNLTGIKGLSEAKVDKICEAAEKIVNFGYITGSDALLKRKSVVHVTTGSQALDELLGGGIETSAITEAFGEFRSGKTQLAHTLCVSTQLPTSMKGGNGKVAYIDTEGTFRPDRILPIAERFGMDAGAVLDNIIYARAYTYEHQYNLLLGLAAKMAEEPFRLLIVDSVIALFRVDFTGRGELAERQQKLAQMLSRLTKIAEEFNVAVYMTNQVIADPGGGVFISDPKKPAGGHVLAHAATIRLMFRKGKGEQRVCKVFDAPNLPENEAISFHFSLTENHVFQITPGGIADVKD; this is translated from the exons ATGGTTTTCAGACCTGAAGAGCAGCTCCAGATTGTGGAGCGAGAAGAGATCGACGATGAAGAAGACTTGTTCGAAGCTATTGATAAAT TGACATCCCATGGAATTAATGCTGGGGATGTGAAGAAGCTTCAGGATGCAGGTATCTATACCTGCAACGGATTGATGATGCACACCAAAAAG AACTTGACAGGAATCAAAGGATTATCTGAGGCAAAAGTTGATAAGATCTGTGAAGCTGCAGAGAAGATAGTG AACTTTGGTTACATCACAGGGAGTGATGCTCTACTTAAA AGAAAGTCAGTAGTTCATGTTACAACTGGAAGCCAGGCTCTTGATGAACTCTTAGGAG GAGGGATAGAAACTTCTGCAATTACTGAAGCTTTCGGGGAATTCAG ATCTGGGAAGACACAACTTGCTCATACTCTGTGTGTTTCTACTCAG CTCCCTACTAGCATGAAAGGAGGAAATGGAAAGGTTGCTTATATAGACACAGAGGGAACTTT CCGACCTGATCGTATTCTGCCAATTGCTGAAAGATTTGGCATGGATGCCGGAGCTGTTCTTGACAAT ATCATTTATGCTCGTGCATACACATATGAGCACCAATACAACCTACTCCTTGGTCTGGCAGCAAAAATGGCTGAAGAACCATTCAGGCTTCTG ATTGTTGATTCGGTAATTGCATTGTTTCGAGTGGATTTCACAGGAAGAGGAGAACTTGCAGAACGCCAG CAAAAGTTGGCTCAGATGCTCTCCAGATTGACAAAAATTGCTGAGGAATTTAATGTTGCTGTTTATATGACCAACCAAG TAATTGCTGATCCAGGAGGTGGTGTCTTCATATCAGATCCAAAGAAGCCAGCAGGAGGGCATGTACTTGCTCATGCTGCAACAATAAGGCTAATGTTCAGGAAGGGAAAAGGAGAACAGCGCGTATGCAAGGTGTTTGATGCACCAAATCTTCCTGAGAATGAAGCAATATCCTTTCACT TTTCCTTGACAGAAAACCACGTTTTTCAGATAACTCCAGGTGGAATTGCGGATGTCAAGGATTGA
- the LOC116001531 gene encoding aspartic proteinase-like isoform X1, which translates to MGIKILILAFLIWDVAYASGFNVSADGTVRVGLKRRTLDLNSLKDARFYNSNQLDGNINLGSPNEQFVYLKNYLDVQYYGEIGIGTPPQRFSVVFDTGSSNLWVPSSKCFFSISCHLHSRYRSRLSRTFTKIGKSCRIPYGSGSLSGFFSQDHVRIGDAVIEDQVFTEMTWEGLFSFLLARYDGILGLGFQDNAIGGVTSVWYNMLLQETVTQPLFSFWLNPNPKSSIGGEILFGGLDWTHFKGEHTYAPVARNGYWQIQVGDILIGNKTTGLCKDGCAAIVDTGTSFLAGPTTILAQINHAIGADGIVSWECKHVVSKYGDLIWELIILGFQPDSVCYRIGLCFYNQSDDGVSRGPEMVRKSLKLESSGDERALCTFCEMTVFWIKVELRKQKTKDKIFSYVDELCEKLPNPRGKSFINCDNVFKLPHISVTIANKTFPLAPREYVIRIQENRTTFCVSAFAPLDVPRPQGPLWVLGGAFLKAYHTVFDFGKMQIGFAQTA; encoded by the exons ATGGGAATAAAAATTCTAATACTTGCATTTTTAATATGGGATGTGGCATATGCATCTGGCTTCAATGTGTCTGCTGATGGAACAGTGAGGGTTGGACTAAAGAGGCGAACTTTGGACCTTAACAGTTTAAAGGATGCGAGATTCTACAATAGTAATCAGTTGGATGGTAACATTAATTTGGGTTCTCCTAATGAACAATTTGTATATTTGAAAAACTATTTGGATGTGCAATACTATGGGGAGATTGGCATTGGCACACCCCCACAACGCTTCAGTGTTGTCTTCGATACTGGAAGTTCCAATCTTTGGGTCCCTTCTTCAAAATGCTTTTTTTCC ATTTCGTGTCATCTACATTCTAGGTACAGATCAAGACTATCAAGAACATTCACCAAAATCG GAAAATCTTGCAGAATTCCTTATGGCTCTGGGTCGTTATCTGGGTTCTTTAGCCAAGACCATGTCAGGATTGGAGATGCAGTTATTGAAGACCAG GTTTTCACCGAGATGACATGGGAAGGACTTTTCTCATTCTTGCTTGCACGCTATGACGGGATACTAGGACTTGGATTTCAGGACAATGCTATAGGCGGAGTAACATCAGTCTG GTATAATATGCTGCTTCAGGAAACTGTTACCCAACCACTCTTCTCGTTCTGGTTGAATCCAAATCCGAAATCGAGCATTGGGGGCGAAATTCTCTTTGGAGGTCTCGATTGGACTCACTTCAAGGGGGAGCATACATACGCCCCTGTTGCCAGAAATGGTTACTGGCAG ATTCAGGTGGGGGATATTCTTATTGGAAACAAGACAACAG GTTTATGTAAGGATGGCTGTGCTGCCATCGTGGATACAGGGACATCGTTTCTTGCTGGTCCAACT ACGATTTTGGCTCAAATTAACCACGCCATTGGGGCAGATGGAATAGTGAGCTGGGAGTGTAAACACGTCGTCTCAAAGTATGGAGATTTGATATGGGAACTCATAATCTTAGGG TTCCAACCTGATTCGGTGTGTTACAGAATCGGGCTTTGCTTCTATAATCAGAGTGATGACGGTGTCAG CCGAGGTCCTGAAATGGTACGCAAAAGCTTAAAGCTGGAGTCTTCGGGAGACGAGAGAGCTTTGTGTACGTTCTGTGAGATGACGGTTTTCTGGATCAAAGTCGAGCTCAGGAAACAGAAAACCAAAGACAAAATATTCAGTTATGTTGACGAG CTTTGCGAGAAGCTTCCCAATCCAAGAGGAAAATCATTCATAAACTGCGACAATGTCTTTAAACTGCCACATATTTCAGTTACCATAGCCAACAAAACCTTCCCCCTCGCTCCACGTGAG TATGTCATCAGGATTCAAGAAAACCGAACCACTTTCTGTGTTAGTGCATTCGCGCCTTTGGATGTGCCCCGTCCTCAAGGCCCTCTCTG GGTTCTGGGAGGGGCATTCTTGAAAGCATATCACACTGTGTTCGACTTTGGGAAGATGCAAATCGGGTTTGCACAGACTGCATAG
- the LOC116000818 gene encoding stem-specific protein TSJT1-like, translating into MLAVFNKAVAKSPDALNIPNNESAVCALKDGFLAKKFASTHSGAVTINLGDSGFLNYTSVRQNPLLPRLFSVVDDIFCLFQGHIENVAHLKQQYGLNKTANEVIIVIEAYRTLRDRGPYPADQVVRDLHGKFSFIVYDNTSKATFIAADADGSVPFFWGTDSEGHLVLSDEADIVKQGCGKSFAPFPKGCFFTTSGGLRSYEHPLNELKPVPRVDSSGDMCGATFKVDAESKKEGTGMPRVGSAANWSDNY; encoded by the exons ATGTTAGCTGTGTTCAACAAGGCGGTGGCGAAGAGCCCAGATGCTCTTAACATCCCCAACAATGAATCTGCGGTCTGCGCTCTAAAAGATGGATTTTTGGCCAAGAAATTCGCCTCCACCCACTCCGGCGCCGTCACTATCAATCTCGGCGATTCCGGCTTCTTGAACTATACTTCTGTTCGTCAAAATCCGCTTCTTCCCAG GTTGTTCTCGGTTGTGGATGATATATTCTGCTTGTTTCAAGGCCACATTGAGAACGTGGCGCATCTGAAACAGCAATATGGGCTGAACAAGACTGCAAATGAGGTGATCATTGTCATTGAGGCATACAGGACATTGAGGGACAGGGGTCCttaccctgctgatcaagttgTGAGAGATCTTCATGGAAAGTTTTCCTTCATCGTCTATGACAACACATCAAAAGCTACCTTCATTGCTGCT GATGCCGATGGAAGCGTGCCCTTCTTCTGGGGTACTGATTCTGAAGGCCATCTTGTTCTCTCTGATGAGGCTGACATTGTGAAGCAAGGGTGTGGGAAGTCTTTTGCACCATTTCCCAAGG GATGCTTTTTCACCACTTCTGGAGGCCTAAGGAGTTATGAACACCCTCTAAATGAGTTGAAGCCAGTGCCAAGGGTGGATAGCTCTGGTGACATGTGTGGTGCGACCTTCAAAGTGGATGCAGAGTCTAAGAAAGAGGGAACTGGCATGCCTAGAGTTGGAAGTGCGGCTAACTGGTCTGATAACTACTAA
- the LOC116001463 gene encoding transmembrane emp24 domain-containing protein p24beta3-like: MGSAARTKGCRLLCGVLAVLLLFISRIPVLSALAVTVIDVECVYEYVLYDHDTVSGNFVVVDHDIFWSFDHPGIDFIVTGQAGSIVLELKGTAGDKFEFKAPRSGMYKFCFNNPHATPETVSFYIHVGHIPNEHDLAKHEHIDPINVKIAQLREALESVTAEQNYLKARDSRHRHTNESTRKRVIYYTIGEYILLAVASALQVFYIRKLFSKSVGYNRV; encoded by the exons ATGGGATCGGCGGCGAGAACAAAGGGTTGCAGATTATTATGCGGTGTGTTGGCGGTGTTGCTGCTATTCATCAGCCGGATTCCCGTCCTCTCCGCGCTAGCGGTGACCGTAATCGACGTGGAATGCGTGTACGAGTACGTCCTCTACGATCACGACACCGTCTCCGGGAACTTCGTCGTCGTCGATCACGACATCTTCTGGAGCTTCGATCACCCCGGCATTGATTTCATC GTGACAGGACAAGCAGGGAGTATTGTTCTAGAATTAAAGGGAACAGCTGGGGATAAATTTGAGTTTAAAGCTCCAAGAAGTGGGATGTACAAATTCTGCTTCAATAATCCTCATGCAACACCAGAAACAGTGTCTTTCTACATTCATGTTGGCCACATTCCCAATGAACATGACCTTGCCAAGCATG AACATATTGACCCCATTAATGTAAAGATTGCTCAACTGAGGGAGGCCCTGGAATCAGTCACGGCGGAGCAGAATTATCTGAAGGCCCGCGACTCTCGCCATCGTCACA CAAATGAGAGCACAAGGAAGCGTGTCATCTACTACACAATTGGAGAGTATATTCTGCTTGCAGTTGCCAGTGCATTGCAAGTCTTCTACATAAGAAAACTGTTCAGCAAATCAGTTGGATACAACCGAGTTTGA